The Marinitoga sp. 1197 nucleotide sequence TGTATATATACCCATCTATTTTTTGAGTTAATACTTCTAAATCATTTTTATTAGCAATATCAGCCATGTTTATAACTGGTAAATTTCCAAATGGGTTAAATCCCATAATTTCACCTCACTTATAATATTTTTCCAAGGATATAACTTAAAGTTGCAATAGAACCAAATTTCAAGAAATTACTTACTTTTGTTTTGCTTTCATATTCAGAATTTCTATACAAATGATGTCTAAGTTCATTTATCGCTTTTGTTGGTGTTGCAACTTGTAAGCTATATTTATAATCTTTATTATCAAAGACATCTGATTTTTTATACTTATAATGGATAAAACCATCTTTTAATTCAATAGAAAGCATTACATATGCATAAATTGGGAAATAAATATCGCTCAAATAGCTTAAAATCCCTTTTAATGAATTTGTATAAACGTATGCTTGATAATCTGTAAGGATCTTTTCATCGATTATACTAGTTGCATGAGCTCCGATAATTTTATCTTTGTTCCCAAAAAAAACAACTATTAAATTCACATTATCAACCTTTTCACCTAAAGCAATTGCAACAGCATTATAAAATCTATGTATATCCTCACAATCACCTTTTAACGAATAGATAGTTGCTCTTGCTGTTTGCATCAAATCTTCATGTTTTTGTGAAAGTAATTTTGTAGTAAATTCATCATCAGAATACCTTAAAAGATAGAATAAATAAGGAATATCATTTAAAGTTTTGATCGCTATATTGTATTTTTTTAGTTGTTCTATAAATGCTTTTGTTGTTTCTATTTCATTTAAGCCTGTTTCAACATCAAAAGGCTTTGTTTTAATAAATTTATCTTCTACAATTTCTTTTAAATCTTTAAGAGTCCACATTGTATCAACTCCAATGCAATTAGCTTACCTTTTCTAATATTAGAAATATAAATCAGAGTTTCTTTATCTTGTTTATTCACGAAATTTAATTTAAATCTACTCTTTGCTCCCATTAATCCGTAATGATACAAAATAGCCAATCTTTCAAAATCGCTTAAATATTGATAAAATTTTGTATTTTTGTATTCATCAAGCTTGTATAAATCCATTTCTTCAATTAAATCTAAAAAATTGCATACAACTTTTGTTGCAATAATAGGATCAAATATATTCATATCTTCTGCTCTAACTCTTTTAATTGCCCATGGGGTCATTTGATAAAGTCCAACCGCATTTGTTGCGGGGTTACGTGCGGTTGGATTAAAAGAACTTTCTGCAAAAGCTAAAGATAATATATCAAGGGGGGGATATTTTTTTACAGATGCTATTATATTGAACAATTCTTTTAATTTCATATTAGATTCTCCCACTTTTATATCTTTTACTGGCTTTTTTAATTGCATTTTTCCATGAAATAGCACTATGTTTATATATTTTCTTAGCTTCTCTTACAATTTTCTTCAATGCATTAGAA carries:
- a CDS encoding transglycosylase SLT domain-containing protein; translated protein: MKLKELFNIIASVKKYPPLDILSLAFAESSFNPTARNPATNAVGLYQMTPWAIKRVRAEDMNIFDPIIATKVVCNFLDLIEEMDLYKLDEYKNTKFYQYLSDFERLAILYHYGLMGAKSRFKLNFVNKQDKETLIYISNIRKGKLIALELIQCGLLKI